AGGGCCGGCGTCCGATATAGAGCGGCATGGCCCGGACCATGGCATGCCGAAAGTGCGCAAACCCGGCGGCCAAGCCCTGGGCGTGCTCGCGCGCCACGCCATGGCTCGCCAGGCACAGGCCATCGGGGTCGGCCAGCACGGCCGCGCCGGCTGTGTCGCCGCAGAGCCGTTGCAGCTGCTGGTGGATGTCCGCGGCCGGGTGGCCCGTTGCGTGGGGCACCGCTGGTGCGTCGACGGACACGTGGATGCTGCCGAGCCGATGCAGGCCGAACAACGAGCGCGCCACCTCGCTGCGCGACAGGCCGCTGCTCTGGCTCAGCCGCCCCACGTCCACCACCGTGGTGTCGTGAGACTGCCGCAACAGGGCCCGGAACAGGCGCTGATCCGGCCGCCGCGCATCGGGCGCCAGCGTCATCCACTCGGTGATGCCCTGGGGCCGGACGTGCAGGTGGCGGGCGGGCGGGTTCATCGGTGTCGCCGGGCGCTGAGGGGCACGGGTGAAAGCGGTTCAGCCGCGCTCGCAGCTCGGGCAGCCGACCTGCCCGAGCCGGACGTGGAAACGCACGGTGCTGCCCGCGGCGATCTCGGCGCCGCAGTGGTCGCAGACGGTGCCCTCGTCCAGGGTGACGCTGTCGTAGCGCTCGGTTTCGACGACTTGCCCGCCCATGCGCCGGGGCCAGGGCGCGTGCTTGACGATGTCGGCGCGGAAGTGTTCCTCGTAGCGGGCCCAGCCGGCCATCTGCTCCGGCGTCAGGCCCAGCTCGCGTTGCGCCTGGGCCATCAGGCGCTGGCGGTGCTCGAACAGCGTGTCTGGGATGACCATCCAGTGGTGGGCATTTTTCGGGCGTTCGCCGATGTAGACCTTGTCGCCTGTCATGCACTGCATGAGAAACGCATACTGCTTGCCAATGACCCGCTCCATCGAGACCCGCTCGAAGAAGGGCTGGAGCAGGGGGTCGGCGTAGACCTTCCGGTAGAAGGCCTCCAGCACCCGGCGCACCAGCCGGCCGTGGTCCAGCAGATGCCACAGCGCCAGATCGGGGGCGGGCAGCGGGGCTTCGCCTTCGGGTTCCACCGGGAACGGCCCGCGCAGCTGGAAATCGGCGCCGAACAGCGCGTCGTCGGAAAAAGCGGCCTGCGGCAGCACGTCGTGCGCCACCTCGGCCTGGATCAGGCCTTGCGCATCGTCCCGCCCGCTCAGGCGGACGTGGATTGGTGCCGGGAACGGGCCGTCGAACACCTGGGCCGATTGACCCGCGGTGAAGGCCAGTTCCGTGGCGGTCTCGAACCAGAGGATGGACGAACCGTCCGCCCCATGTTCACGCCGCACCAGCATGCACGGCGTCAGCATGTCCGCGGGCGACTTCGGCGCCAGGCTCAGGGGGCCGGCGGGCTTGCACTGGCAGGCCAGCACATAGCCCGCCGACTGGAGGTGTGGGGGCAGTGAACGGGCGGCCTCGGCCGGCGCCGCCCCGTCCACCACCTTGACCAGGCAGCGGCGGCAGACGCCGCTCTTGCACGAGAAGTCGATCGCGACGCCGGTGCGCACGAACGCGTCCAGCAGGCTCTCGTTGTCGCGGCAGCGAAGAGGCTGCCCCTGGTACTGGATCGGGTGCATGGCGGGCTCAGGTCTGCGTCCAGAGGGAGGCCAGATCGGTCGCCACCCGGCGCGTCTCCAGAATCAGGCGCCCGAGGTTGGCCCGGGGCGTGGCCGCCACGGCCAGCACCGCCGAGTCGCCCCCGTGGGTCAGCAGCAGCGGGCCTTGCTGGCCGTCCAGAATGATCTGGCGCAGATTGCCGCGGTCCACTTCCTTGCTGGCCCGGGCCGCCAGCGCCAGCAGCGACGCGCACATGGCGCCGAAGCGGTCCGGGTCGGTGCCCGTGGACAGCAACGAGGCGACGGTGAAGCCGTCGCGGGTCACCACCGCCGAAGCCTCCACCTCGGCGAGGTTCGTGTGGAGACCGCGCAGGACGCCCCGGGCCCGACTGGCCAGGATTTCATGGGTCAACGGGGTGTTCATGGGCCGTCCTTACCCGATCACAGAGCGGCTTCGACGGCCGGCATGGCCGAGCGCGCCTTGGTCAGCACCATGCCCAGGTTGGCGCCCTTGCGGCAGACGAAGCAGACCACCTGTTGCTGGCGCTTGCCGCGCAGGAACACGTGGATCAGGTTCTCGCTGTTGACGATGATTTCCTGGAAGTAGTGGTGGTCCACGCTCTCGGGCAGGCCGCGCGACTTCTTGAACACCTTCTCGATGGCCACGACGTTGGGGCCCTGGAAGAGATCGGCCGTGGCCGCGGCGAGCATGTCGAACACCTCGGAGGGGTGGGAGTCCACGGTCTTGATGCTCAGCACCATGCCGGAGGCGAGGTCCACCATACCGGCGGCCAGGCACTCGGGGATGCCGGTCATGGCGCGCTGCAGGGTGTCGTCAAGTTTGTTCATGAGGGAATTTCCTTTCAGGGGAATCGTTTTTGTGGAATCGACCATTGCCCAAGGTCGTGAGGGGGGGATGCGGTGGCCGACCGAGAAAGTCGGCGAAGCCAGACAGGAAGGCCGTCTGCGAGGGGGCCTGGATCATGGTGGCGTCCAGGCGGCGGACGCGGTCGATGCTCTCCAGCGCGGTGCGCTGGCCATTGCCCTGCCACAGCCAGTAGGCGGCCAGCAGGGTGCCTGTGCGGCCCAGGCCTGCCTTGCAGTGCAGGGCCACCACCTCGCCCGCCGCCAGCCAGCGGTCGATGTCGTCGCACAGGGCGGCCGCGCGGGTCAGGGTGGGGGCTTGCATGTCGGGGATGGGCAGGCTGGCGCACTGGATGCCGAAGCGCGTGGCCAGCGCTTCTGGAAACGCCTGTTCGGTCAGGCTCACCAGCCGGGTCACGCCGACATGGCGCAGCGCGTCCAGATCGTCGTCGGTCTCGCGGATCAGGCCCGGCCATGGCGTGCCCGCCAGTTGCCCGGGCAGCAGCCAGGCAAACCCGCGGGGGCCGCTGGCGGCGCTGATCAGTGTGGGAGGGCTGGGGGCCTGGGCCGGCACTGCGGGCTCATCCTGGGGGGCGTCCGAGCCCTGCGCAAGGGGAAATTCCGGGCAGGAGCCGGTGCGGATGAACTGGCGGGTGGCCTCGCTCTGCGGGCTGTCGAAAAAGCGCTCGGTGGGAGCGCTTTCCTGGGTTTCGCCGCTCGCGATGAGCACCACATGCCGGGCCAGTCGGCGGGTCAGCCGCAGGTGGTGCAGCACCAGCAGGATGGCCTGCTGGCGTGCAATGTGTTCGATGAAGGCCGCCAGCCCGTCGGCATCGTCTTCGCTCAGGCCGGTGGTGGGCTCGTCGAGCATCAGCAGGGCCGGCCGGCCCAGGAACTCGCGCAGGATGGCGATCACCCGCTGCTGCACCGGGCTCAGGTCGAGCACCGAGGCGTGCAGGCGGTCCATGACCCAGGCCTGCTGCACCTCCCCGGTGATCTGTCGCAGGCGGTCGAGCTGCTGCGCGCGCGTCAGCCGGGAGCGATCGGGCAGGCCGCTCAGCAGGTTGTCCAGCACGGTGGACACCAACAGCTGGGCCTTTTGAACCACCAGCGCGGGCCGGTGGTCGGGGGTCCGTTCACGGCCCAGGTACAGCGTGGCGCCCCAGACCCGCAGGCTGGGGTTGTGGTCGTTGTAGCCGGCCAGCGTGCGCAGCAGCGACGACTTGCCCGTGCCCGCCGGCCCCAGCAGCACCGTGCAGCCGTGGGCGGGCACGTCCAGGTCGATGCTGCGCAAGACCACGCGGTCGTTGTAGGCCAAGCCGAAGCCGCGAAGACGCAGGCAGGGTGCCGTGGCGGGCACATCCTCAACCATAGCGGTGCACCATCTCCAGCATGGCCGCGACGGTGAGCACCAGCGTCTGAAGGTCCTTTTTCTCGCGCCCATCGACCGGAAGCACCGGCACCACGCAGGCGGGGAAGCGGTCATCGCGCTCGCGCAAGCGCCTGCGGTAGATGTTCAGCGGCGCCTCGGGGTGCAGGTCGACGTGCGTGATGCCCACGGCCAGGGGCAGCTTGCGGCCCTCCAGGCGCTCGCCCAGGCGGTCCATGAAATGGTCGAGATCGTCCAGCCGGCTCGCGCGGCTGTGGTCCAGCAGCAGGATGACGGCCCGGGCCTGTTGCAGCAGGATGTCCCACATGAAGTCGAAGCGGTCCTGGCCAGGGGCCCCGATCAGCCGCACCTTGTCGCCGGACCCCAGCTCCAGCACCCCCGCGTCCATGCAGACGGTGGTGTTCTGCTTGTAGGCGGCGGTCTCGTCGGTGGCACGTTCGTCCGTGCCGAGCACGTCGATGTCCGACAGGGTCTGCACGGCCATGGTCTTGCCGGCGCCCACCGGGCCCATGAACAGAACGGAGCACTCCATGTCTAGTGCGCTCCGGTGGGGATCAGCTTTTTCCGGAAACGGTCCAGAAAACCCGTCACCGAGCTGGGGACCTCCTTGGGCGAGCGGGCCTCGGGCGTCGCCGCGGTGGCCGGGGCCTCTTCCTTCTTTTCCGGGCTGGCAACCGGGGCGCCATCGCCCAGGTTGCCATGGAGGTACAGCATGTCCACGATGTGCTGGGTGCGCTCGCGCGGGATGTCCACCAGGCGGTGGATCAGGGGGGCACCCGTGGGCCGGACCGCCAGCAGGGCGCAGATGCGGATCACGTCAGGGACCATGTGGTCCGAGACATGGCGCAGGTCCGGCCAGGAACGCAGGCGTAACACCGCAAACTGGGGGCCCAGCTGGGAGGTGGCGTTGGTGGATAAAGGGCGGCTGTGTCGCATGGAAAGCGGGCGCGGTTGTGTTGTCGATGGGGTTGCAGCTGAAATCGCGACACGGGTACCCATGGGTACCGGCGGTCTGGTGGGACCCCCTCAATGCCTTTGACCGGCTCCCCCGGGCTCTTCTGGGGGGACGGAACGGCGGTCAAGGAGGGCCCGAGAAAAACCCAGAACAAACGGTTGCGCGGGGGGAAAATATCATGGACATTCGCCGATTTGTAGGGAAATTTAATTATTGGTAATAATTTGTTGTTGTTCCGCCAGCAATCCCCAGTGTTTTAATAAACCTTTCATACATGGAGGGCCCGTGGTGTGCTTGGCGCGCAGGCAGGCGCGCTCCAATGCGGTTCGCGCAAGGGGTTTTGGAGATTGAAAAGGGGGGGCGGTGGCGCGAGCGCACACCCGCACCGGGCGGCCGCCCGGCGGCTTCTTCAGAGACCGGGAGTGGGGGAGCCGCCCGTCTGGCCGCGCGCAGCGCGGCGGGGGGTCAGAGCAGCGCCGCCTCGATGTCCTTGGTCAGCTTCTCTGGCGCGTCCTGCGGCGCGTAGCGCTTGAGCACGCGCCCGTCCTTGCCCACCAGGAACTTGGTGAAGTTCCACTTGATGGCCTTGCTGCCCAGCAGGCCGGGGGCTTCCGCGCTGAGCCACTGGTAGAGCGGATGGGCCTCGGGGCCGTTGACGTCGATTTTGCTCATCATGGGAAAGGTGACGCCGAAATTGCGCTGGCAGAAGGTGGCGATCTCCTCGTCGCTGCCCGGGTCCTGCTGGCCGAACTGGTTGCACGGAAACCCCAGCACCACCAGGCCGCGCGGGCCGTAGGCCTGGTGCAGCTGCTCCAGGCCGCCGAACTGCGGCGTGAAGCCGCAGGCGCTGGCGGTGTTGACGATCAGCATGGGCTGGCCCCTGAACTGTTGCAGCGAGACCGGCTGGCCGTCGATGGAGCGGGCTTCAAAGTCGTAGATGCTGGACATGTCGGCACTCCTGAATGAGAGGGCCTCACTATGGCAGATCGCACAGGCCCGCCGTGCAAAGGGGAAATCGATCACGCTGGCGCCGGATAGTGGTTGCCAGTACCCCAGGGGGTCCGCCAAAACCGGCATACTCCTTGGAAAATCTAATTCATAGGTATGCGTTTTGGGTGTTCTATGGCCAACAGTTACACAGTGGCTCTGGTGGGGTTCACGGACAGCGAGTCCACGACCTTCGATGCGTTTTTCCGGCTCGCGGCGCGGCGACCACCCGAGTACCGGGTGCAGGACGAGGTGGCGGACGCGCAGCTGCTGATCGTCAACGCCGACAACACCCAGGCCCTGCACCTGGTGCGTCAGGCCAAACTGCCGGGCCAGGTGCTGCTGGTGGGGCACAGCGACGGCGGCACCGGCTGGCCGCTGCAGCGCAAGCCGATCAAGCTGGTGTCGGTGCTGGGTCTGCTCGACGCCCTGGTCGGCGTGCGCATGGGCGATGCCGCGGCCCGGGCGCCGGTGGCCGCCCGCCGGTTCGACGCCACCGGGTTCCCTCCGACGCGGCTCATGGTGCGCCGGCCCGTGGCGCCGACCGCCGCGGAGTCGGCGCGTTTTGCCCGGCCCGGCGTGATGGGGCTGAGCGACTTTGGCGGCCTGGAAGAGCTGCCCCAGGCGCCTGCGGCGCCCCGTGTGCCCGGTTCGCGTGCGCCGGGCGCTTCGCGCCCGCCGAAATCCACCCACGGCAAGAGCCCGGCGGCGGCGGTGCCCGAGTTGCCGCGTGGCGACCTGCTGCTGGTGGCCGAGAGCCTGGTCGAGGGCCGCATCCTGCACAAGCGTTTCAAGAAATACGGGCTCACGATCGACTGGTCGCGCGAAGCGCCCCAGGCGCTGGCCATGATGCAGGCCAACGCCTACCGGGCGGTGGTGATCGACCGTCTCAACGGCCAGCCCGACGCCTACCAGATCTGCCGTGGCGCCAAGCAGCGCAAGCTGGCCAATGGGCAGAGCCCGGTGGTGATCATGTTCGCGCCCGCGGCGGGCAGCATGGACCGCATCAAGGCGGGCCTGGCCGGCAGCGACGCCTACCTGCCCCGTTCAGTGAACGAAGTCGAGCTCTACAAGGTGCTGGCCCGGCACCGGCTGGTGAGCCAGGACGACTTCCGGCCGACGAACATCGGGTTCTGAGCCGCTCCGCCCGGCCGGCTGGCGCCGGCTACCCGTGCAGGTCGTCGCGGCGGGCGATTTCCATCAGGCGCTCCAGCTCGTGGGGGTGGTGGCGCAGGTTGTGTTGGTGCCATTTCATGATCACCCACATGAAGCCGGCGACCACCAGGCCGAAGATGGTGATGGCGGCAAAGGCCGAGAGCCCGGCCGCGGTGGAGAAGCTGTAGAGCGCGCCCAGGATCAGGATGCAGGCCTGCTCGTTGAAGTTCTGCACCGCGATCGAGCGGCCCGCGCCCATCAGGTTGTGGCCCCGGTGCTGCAGCAGGGCGTTCATCGGCACCACCAGGAAACCGCCCAGGCCGCCCAGCAGCACCAGGAACGGCGCGGCCACCCAGACGTTGTCGATGAAGTTCATGAGGATCACCAGCGCGCCCATGGTGATGCCCAGTGGCATCACCCGCGTGGCCTGGTCCAGCCGCATGCGCAGCGAGGCCACCACCGCGCCCACGGCCGTGCCCAGCGCCACCACGCCCACCAGGCTGGACGCCTGCGTGGTGCTGTAGCCCAGCGCCGCGCCGGCCCAGGCCAGCACGATGTAGCGCAGGTTGCCCGAGACCCCCCAGAACAGCGTGGTGGTGGACAGCGAGATCTGGCCCAGGTGGTCGCGCCAGAGCCGGCTGTTGCAGCGCCAGAAGTCGGGCAGCAGGGCCAGCGGGTTGCGCGGCATGGCGCGCGGCGTCACGCCGGTCAGCGGAATCCGGGTGTTGAACCAGGCCGCCAGCGCGTAGACCACCATGAGCGCGCCGATGGCCGCCTCCGCCGGGTGGTGGATGCCGGTGTGCAGCATGGGCAGGTCGATCGCGAGCAGGCGCGAGGAAATCCAGGGCGCCACCAGCTGGCCGCCGAGCAGCACGCCCAGGATGATGGAGGCGATGGTCAGGCCCTCGATCCAGCCGTTGGCCTTGACCAGCTGCGACGGCGGCAGCAGCTCGGTGAGGATGCCGTACTTCGCCGGGGAATAGCCGGCGGCCCCCAGGCCCACCAGGGTGTAGGCCAGCAGTGGGTGCACACCCACCAGCATCAGCAGGCAGCCCACCACCTTGATGGCGTTGCTGATGAACATGACCTGGCCCTTGGGCCGCGCGTCGGCGAAGGCCCCCACGAACGGGGCCAGCACCACATAAAACAGCGCGAACAGCGGCACCAGCGCCGCGCTCTGCCACTCGGGTGCGTGCCGGTTGCGCAGCAGTTCGATGGCGGCCACGAACAGCGCGTTGTCAGCCAGAGAGCTGAAGAACTGCGCCGTCATGATGGTGTAGAAGCCGCGCTTCATGGATTTTTGGGGTCTTGTGCGGCGTGACGGCCCAGGCTGGGCGCCGTGGTGGTGGGTGAGCGAGCGACCTCTGGTCTCCAACGAGGCTTTGGTTATAGCACGCCAAATGTGACAGCTTGTAATACCAAGTGCGTACTGCGAAAGGCTGTGCGGGGCCTTGTTTGGGCCCCGCGGTGTACCCGCCGCGGCGCTCGGCGTGTGTCAGTTTGGCGCAGCTGTCCCCCTGCCAACGGGGGGCGGGCCCGACGCCCGGCGCCTGCTCCGGCCTGCCCCGGGCCCGGGCCGACCCGGTGGCGCCTGCGCTTTGTGGGGTGGGCGTGAACAGCGTCACGGTGGGGCGCCGTTTCTGGCCGTTCCGGGCCGTTTCCATCTGCCGTGGCGGCCTGCGGGCCGGCGTGGAACGGCAATTGCGATCCCGGCCCGTCCGGGGTGCTTGTGTCACACCCGGATGCCACCCACTCAAACAACCGAGGAGACAAACACCATGATCAGTATCGACAAGGCGCTGCTGCGGCAACTGCTGTTGATCGAGCGCCCCTGGGAGGTCCGCGAATACCGGTTCGATCCGCGCAAGCGGCGCTGCGACGTCTGGGTGGCGCCGGAGGTGGAGCGCGGCTGGTTCGGGCGCGAGCGCAAGCCGGCGGTGCCCACCCAGACCTGTTCCTGGCGCCACCTGTCCATCGGCCCGATCCAGTGCCATCTGCACGTCGCGCTGCCCCCGGGCCAGGACCAGCCCGGCCTGGACTGGACCGGCGAGCCCGGCATGCCCTTCACGCGGGGGCTGTCGCAGCGTGTGTTCGCCATGTTCAACCAGGGCGTGTCGCTGCAGTCGGTGTGCACACTGATGGACCTGAACCTGCAGGACGTCTGGCGCTACCGCTACGCCCTCGACAGCGGCAAGCCCAGCGGGGCGGTGCCAGCGCCGGTGGCCGCGCCGGCGGCGGCGGTGCCCCGCGCGCCCTGGGTCGACGAGCCCGGCCACCCGAACGTGCCCGACCTGACCGATCCGGTCTGGCTGCGCCTGCTCAACGCCGACCTGGGCCTGGACATCAGGGTGCTCAGCCTCAAGCTCATGCTCACCCGCGTGCGCTCCCAGCTCGAACTCATCAACGACGACGAAGTCCGCCTGCTCAAGCTGCGCGAACTGCACCGCTACTTCGTGAAGAACGAACGCGTGCTCACCCACGAACTCGCGCAACTGCGCCAAGGCTGAGGACCCCCATGACGATCCCCCCATCTTCCAGCGCCGTGCCGGTCGGCAGCGGCATCCTGATGAACCTGGAGCAGGCCACACAGGCGATCCGCAGCGGCGCTTTCCTGTGCCTGGCCGCCGACGAGGCCCTGCTGCGCCAGCTGCCGCGCGGCAACTGGATCGCCGGCAGCATTCCCTACTTCATGGGGCAGGACGGCGGCGAAACCACGCGCGAGAAGCTGTTCGTGAGCGAACTGCCCGCGCTGGACGCCACGCCCACGCTGCGCTGGTACGGCGAACACAATCTGGAGCGCGTCGCGCTGGAGGCGCCCGCGCACGGCCTGAGCGTGTTGATCGTTCCGGCGTTCTCCGGCGTGCATTCGCTGTACGCGCGCCAGGCGC
This Hydrogenophaga taeniospiralis DNA region includes the following protein-coding sequences:
- a CDS encoding ATP-binding cassette domain-containing protein codes for the protein MVEDVPATAPCLRLRGFGLAYNDRVVLRSIDLDVPAHGCTVLLGPAGTGKSSLLRTLAGYNDHNPSLRVWGATLYLGRERTPDHRPALVVQKAQLLVSTVLDNLLSGLPDRSRLTRAQQLDRLRQITGEVQQAWVMDRLHASVLDLSPVQQRVIAILREFLGRPALLMLDEPTTGLSEDDADGLAAFIEHIARQQAILLVLHHLRLTRRLARHVVLIASGETQESAPTERFFDSPQSEATRQFIRTGSCPEFPLAQGSDAPQDEPAVPAQAPSPPTLISAASGPRGFAWLLPGQLAGTPWPGLIRETDDDLDALRHVGVTRLVSLTEQAFPEALATRFGIQCASLPIPDMQAPTLTRAAALCDDIDRWLAAGEVVALHCKAGLGRTGTLLAAYWLWQGNGQRTALESIDRVRRLDATMIQAPSQTAFLSGFADFLGRPPHPPLTTLGNGRFHKNDSPERKFPHEQT
- the lplT gene encoding lysophospholipid transporter LplT; this encodes MKRGFYTIMTAQFFSSLADNALFVAAIELLRNRHAPEWQSAALVPLFALFYVVLAPFVGAFADARPKGQVMFISNAIKVVGCLLMLVGVHPLLAYTLVGLGAAGYSPAKYGILTELLPPSQLVKANGWIEGLTIASIILGVLLGGQLVAPWISSRLLAIDLPMLHTGIHHPAEAAIGALMVVYALAAWFNTRIPLTGVTPRAMPRNPLALLPDFWRCNSRLWRDHLGQISLSTTTLFWGVSGNLRYIVLAWAGAALGYSTTQASSLVGVVALGTAVGAVVASLRMRLDQATRVMPLGITMGALVILMNFIDNVWVAAPFLVLLGGLGGFLVVPMNALLQHRGHNLMGAGRSIAVQNFNEQACILILGALYSFSTAAGLSAFAAITIFGLVVAGFMWVIMKWHQHNLRHHPHELERLMEIARRDDLHG
- a CDS encoding GTP-binding protein encodes the protein MECSVLFMGPVGAGKTMAVQTLSDIDVLGTDERATDETAAYKQNTTVCMDAGVLELGSGDKVRLIGAPGQDRFDFMWDILLQQARAVILLLDHSRASRLDDLDHFMDRLGERLEGRKLPLAVGITHVDLHPEAPLNIYRRRLRERDDRFPACVVPVLPVDGREKKDLQTLVLTVAAMLEMVHRYG
- a CDS encoding 2Fe-2S iron-sulfur cluster-binding protein → MHPIQYQGQPLRCRDNESLLDAFVRTGVAIDFSCKSGVCRRCLVKVVDGAAPAEAARSLPPHLQSAGYVLACQCKPAGPLSLAPKSPADMLTPCMLVRREHGADGSSILWFETATELAFTAGQSAQVFDGPFPAPIHVRLSGRDDAQGLIQAEVAHDVLPQAAFSDDALFGADFQLRGPFPVEPEGEAPLPAPDLALWHLLDHGRLVRRVLEAFYRKVYADPLLQPFFERVSMERVIGKQYAFLMQCMTGDKVYIGERPKNAHHWMVIPDTLFEHRQRLMAQAQRELGLTPEQMAGWARYEEHFRADIVKHAPWPRRMGGQVVETERYDSVTLDEGTVCDHCGAEIAAGSTVRFHVRLGQVGCPSCERG
- a CDS encoding roadblock/LC7 domain-containing protein; the protein is MNTPLTHEILASRARGVLRGLHTNLAEVEASAVVTRDGFTVASLLSTGTDPDRFGAMCASLLALAARASKEVDRGNLRQIILDGQQGPLLLTHGGDSAVLAVAATPRANLGRLILETRRVATDLASLWTQT
- a CDS encoding glutathione peroxidase, producing the protein MSSIYDFEARSIDGQPVSLQQFRGQPMLIVNTASACGFTPQFGGLEQLHQAYGPRGLVVLGFPCNQFGQQDPGSDEEIATFCQRNFGVTFPMMSKIDVNGPEAHPLYQWLSAEAPGLLGSKAIKWNFTKFLVGKDGRVLKRYAPQDAPEKLTKDIEAALL